From the Comamonas odontotermitis genome, one window contains:
- a CDS encoding type II asparaginase, with amino-acid sequence MSLGACASSPQAASAPAAAAPVAAAPAAAAQPAQQGARNVVVLATGGTIAGAGASAMNSATYSAAKVPVDKLLAGLPELSKVANVRGEQVFQIASESFTNDNLLVLAKRVSALVKQADVDGVVITHGTDTLAETAYFLSLTVHTNKPIVVVGSMRPGTALSADGALNLVNAVSVAAAKDAEGKGVVVTMNDEIQSGRDVNKDVNIKTGAFQSQWGPLGMVVEGKNYWFRAPVKRHTMQSEFNIDSITSLPPVEIVYGYGNVPRTGIDAFVGTGAKAIIHAGTGNGSVADRIVPALQEARSKGVQVIRSSRVPYGFVLRNAEQPDDKYDWVVAHDLRPEKARLLAALALTKTSDPKEIQRIFWEY; translated from the coding sequence ATGAGCCTGGGCGCCTGCGCAAGCAGCCCGCAAGCTGCCAGTGCGCCCGCAGCGGCAGCACCTGTTGCGGCAGCGCCAGCAGCAGCGGCGCAGCCAGCACAGCAAGGGGCACGCAATGTGGTGGTGCTGGCCACTGGCGGCACCATCGCGGGCGCAGGTGCTTCGGCCATGAACAGTGCAACCTACAGTGCGGCCAAGGTGCCTGTGGACAAGCTGCTGGCAGGGCTGCCCGAGCTGTCCAAGGTCGCCAATGTGCGCGGCGAGCAGGTCTTCCAGATTGCCTCCGAGAGCTTCACCAACGACAACCTGCTGGTGCTGGCCAAGCGCGTGTCGGCCCTCGTCAAGCAGGCCGATGTGGATGGCGTGGTCATCACCCACGGCACGGACACCCTGGCTGAGACGGCATATTTCCTGAGCCTGACGGTGCACACCAACAAGCCCATCGTGGTGGTGGGATCGATGCGCCCTGGCACGGCCCTGTCGGCTGATGGCGCTTTGAACCTGGTGAACGCCGTGAGCGTGGCCGCCGCCAAGGATGCCGAAGGCAAGGGTGTGGTCGTCACGATGAACGACGAGATCCAATCGGGCCGAGATGTGAACAAGGACGTGAACATCAAGACCGGCGCATTCCAGAGCCAATGGGGCCCGCTGGGCATGGTGGTGGAGGGCAAGAACTACTGGTTCCGCGCGCCGGTCAAGCGCCATACCATGCAGTCCGAGTTCAATATCGATTCCATCACCAGTCTTCCACCAGTGGAGATCGTCTATGGCTACGGCAATGTGCCGCGCACGGGCATCGATGCCTTCGTCGGTACGGGCGCCAAGGCGATCATCCACGCAGGCACCGGCAACGGCTCGGTGGCCGACCGCATTGTCCCGGCACTGCAGGAAGCCCGCAGCAAGGGCGTGCAGGTGATTCGCTCGTCGCGCGTGCCTTACGGCTTTGTGCTGCGCAATGCCGAGCAGCCTGACGACAAGTACGACTGGGTGGTTGCCCACGACCTGCGTCCTGAAAAGGCACGCCTGCTGGCTGCACTGGCCCTGACCAAGACCAGCGATCCCAAGGAAATCCAGCGCATCTTCTGGGAATATTGA
- a CDS encoding ABC transporter ATP-binding protein → MFSWFERRVPSYPTAEPQVPPKGFFAFMWACTQGMRGWIGLLTATSALLAVYEAVLFAIMGHVVDWLATFSPTTFWADQGRTVIGIVAILLSSVLLLALHTQVMHQVLAINFPMRLRWVFHRLMLGQSMSFYADEFAGRITTKIMQTALSVREVIFMIVDVLVGVSVYMIGILILAASFEWRLMIPFALWLAAYIGACVFFVPRLGKIGKAQADARALMTGRVTDAYTNIATVKLFAHTRREAEYARSAMDAFKQTGHAQMRLVSLFEITNHLMITLLLLGSTGTALYLWTNGQATAGVVAAVIAMALRLMGYSHWVMWQMTGLFENVGTIQDGINTLTKPRTIVDAKEAKPLVVNRGEITFDNVSFAYKDAGRPVIDHLHLTIRPGERIGLIGRSGAGKSTLVNLLLRFHDVAGGQIRIDGQDIAHVTQDSLRSNIGMVTQDTSLLHRSMRDNILYGRPDATEEEMLRAAERAEAADFIGNLSDRFGRTGYDAQVGERGVKLSGGQRQRVAIARVMLKDAPILLLDEATSALDSEVEAAIQESLDNLMHDKTVIAIAHRLSTIAAMDRLIVMDKGQIVEEGTHQQLLARGGIYAKLWAHQSGGFLAEPMEGPL, encoded by the coding sequence ATGTTTTCATGGTTTGAACGGCGTGTGCCGTCCTACCCAACGGCCGAGCCACAAGTTCCGCCCAAGGGTTTTTTCGCTTTCATGTGGGCCTGCACGCAAGGCATGCGCGGCTGGATCGGCCTGCTCACGGCCACGTCAGCGTTGCTGGCGGTGTATGAGGCCGTGCTGTTTGCCATCATGGGCCATGTGGTTGACTGGCTGGCCACGTTCTCACCCACGACGTTCTGGGCCGACCAGGGCCGCACGGTCATCGGGATCGTCGCCATTTTGCTCAGCAGTGTGCTGCTGCTGGCCCTGCACACGCAGGTGATGCACCAGGTGCTGGCGATCAACTTCCCGATGCGGCTGCGCTGGGTGTTCCACCGGCTGATGCTGGGGCAGAGCATGTCCTTCTACGCCGACGAGTTTGCCGGGCGCATCACGACCAAGATCATGCAGACGGCGCTGTCCGTGCGCGAGGTGATCTTCATGATCGTCGACGTGCTGGTGGGCGTGAGCGTCTACATGATCGGTATCCTGATTCTGGCCGCAAGCTTTGAATGGCGGCTGATGATTCCATTTGCCTTGTGGCTGGCCGCCTATATCGGCGCCTGCGTATTCTTTGTTCCGCGCCTGGGCAAGATCGGCAAGGCCCAGGCGGATGCGCGCGCGCTGATGACTGGCCGCGTGACCGACGCCTATACCAACATCGCCACCGTCAAGCTGTTTGCGCACACCCGCCGCGAGGCCGAATATGCCCGCAGCGCGATGGACGCCTTCAAGCAGACCGGCCACGCGCAGATGCGCCTGGTGAGCCTGTTCGAGATCACCAACCACCTGATGATCACCTTGCTGCTGCTGGGCTCGACTGGCACGGCGCTGTACCTGTGGACCAACGGCCAGGCCACGGCCGGCGTCGTGGCGGCGGTGATTGCCATGGCGCTGCGCCTGATGGGCTATTCGCACTGGGTGATGTGGCAGATGACTGGCCTGTTCGAGAACGTGGGCACCATCCAAGACGGCATCAATACCCTGACCAAGCCGCGCACGATCGTGGATGCAAAGGAGGCCAAGCCGCTGGTGGTGAACCGTGGCGAGATCACCTTCGACAACGTGAGTTTTGCATACAAGGACGCGGGCCGCCCGGTCATCGACCATCTCCACCTCACCATCCGCCCGGGCGAGCGCATTGGCCTCATCGGGCGCTCGGGCGCTGGCAAATCGACCCTGGTCAACCTGCTGCTGCGCTTTCACGATGTGGCGGGCGGCCAGATCCGCATCGACGGCCAGGACATCGCCCATGTTACGCAGGACAGCCTGCGCAGCAACATCGGCATGGTGACGCAGGACACCTCGCTGCTGCACCGCTCCATGCGCGACAACATCCTGTACGGCCGGCCCGATGCCACCGAGGAGGAGATGCTGCGCGCCGCCGAACGCGCCGAAGCGGCAGATTTCATCGGCAACCTTTCCGACCGGTTTGGCCGCACGGGCTATGACGCGCAGGTGGGCGAGCGCGGCGTCAAGCTTTCGGGCGGTCAGCGCCAGCGCGTGGCAATTGCACGCGTGATGCTCAAGGACGCACCGATCCTGCTGCTGGACGAGGCTACCAGCGCCCTGGACAGCGAGGTTGAAGCGGCCATCCAGGAGAGCCTGGACAACCTGATGCATGACAAGACGGTGATTGCGATTGCGCACCGCCTGTCCACCATCGCCGCCATGGACCGCCTGATCGTGATGGACAAGGGCCAGATCGTGGAAGAAGGCACGCACCAGCAGCTGCTGGCGCGCGGCGGCATCTACGCCAAGCTGTGGGCCCACCAGAGCGGTGGCTTTCTGGCCGAGCCCATGGAAGGGCCCCTGTAG
- a CDS encoding DUF4148 domain-containing protein: MMNARIFSIAGLTAVLAMGAGVAQANPFEGDQAIAPRAAATSSLSRAEVQAQLADAQKNGTLLLKGDKLQANPYEQGQGLSRGAVVQAAHDALIAGKLPEGNGSFGE; the protein is encoded by the coding sequence ATGATGAACGCACGTATTTTTTCGATTGCAGGTCTCACCGCTGTTCTGGCCATGGGTGCCGGTGTTGCACAGGCCAACCCATTTGAAGGCGACCAGGCCATTGCACCACGCGCTGCAGCTACCAGCAGCCTGAGCCGCGCCGAAGTGCAGGCCCAATTGGCCGATGCGCAGAAGAATGGCACCCTGCTGCTCAAGGGCGACAAGCTGCAAGCCAACCCCTACGAGCAAGGCCAGGGCCTGTCACGCGGTGCAGTGGTACAAGCTGCCCATGACGCCCTGATCGCTGGCAAGCTGCCTGAAGGCAACGGCTCCTTCGGCGAATAA